GCGTTCGGCCTCTGGTTGTCTACCGTAGCGAATACGATTCGCCCGACCATCCGAAGGGGACGGTTTGGGTGCGTTCCCGAGAAGATTTCGAAAGCAAGGTGACGCTTGCCGATGGTTCTGTCGTGGACCGCTTCACGGAAATTTAATTGCCGGATTGAATCGTCCGTCCAAAATTTCTAATTTTGGCTAAAACGCTTTTTACTATTGCCAAGGAGTTTTTATGGGCGGCTTTTGCGGGGTTGTTTCCAAGGACGATTGCGTTAGCGACTTGTTCTTCGGAACCGACTACCATTCACATCTCGGCACTCACCGTGGCGGCATGGCGGTGCTGAAATCAAACGGAATGTTCCATCGTTCCATTCACAATATCCAGAACACGCCGTTCCGCAGCAAGTTCGAACACGACCTTGCTTCGTTCTCGGGTAAGGTTGGTGTCGGGGTTATTTCCGATACCGATC
This genomic window from uncultured Fibrobacter sp. contains:
- a CDS encoding DUF1653 domain-containing protein, with the translated sequence MSKAIAGRKYRHYKKATMVYTVVVADALDCESVRPLVVYRSEYDSPDHPKGTVWVRSREDFESKVTLADGSVVDRFTEI